In a genomic window of Callithrix jacchus isolate 240 chromosome 22, calJac240_pri, whole genome shotgun sequence:
- the C22H19orf84 gene encoding piRNA-mediated silencing protein C19orf84 homolog, translating to MEQPKDGAGPERNNLSLPSSGTEPWTTSTVPALPLLDVTDPTHLGLPESVASVTVPIRLDTLSCLLHSALLGVYTLQQSLPSCPCYPQAGHTQPGTVRRPSRGRGGWEVRHRPGWGRGPHRWGPGRAEQPERGRAGGLGAGPRTPPMTLPSPPTPSAQDGKKEAQDPNPPLETPPAAEDWETEY from the exons ATGGAACAGCCGAAGGATGGGGCGGGGCCCGAAAG GAACAACCTGTCCCTGCCATCATCTGGGACTGAGCCATGGACCACTTCAActgtcccagccctgccactcCTGGACGTCACAGACCCCACCCACCTGGGGCTCCCAGAGAGCGTGGCCTCTGTCACCGTGCCCATACGCCTGGACaccctctcctgcctcctgcacAGTGCCCTGCTTGGGGTCTACACCCTCCAACAGTCCTTGCCCTCTTGCCCCTGCTATCCCCAGGCAGGCCacacccagccaggcacagtcaGGAGGCCTTCAAGGGGACGCGGGGGCTGGGAAGTCAGGCACAGGCCAGGCTGGGGCCGGGGCCCACATCGATGGGGTCCCGGGAGAGCTGAGCAGCCAGAAAGGGGCCGGGCGGGGGGCCTTGGGGCTGGCCCCAGGACCCCGCCAATGACGCTGCCCTCACCACCAACACCATCTGCCCAGGATGGGAAGAAGGAAGCTCAAGATCCAAATCCACCCCTGGAAACACCACCAGCTGCTGAGGACTGGGAAACAGAGTACTAG